The stretch of DNA CAACAATGAAAAAGATGTTTGTAGCGATGTAATGATTCCGATGAAAATGAATTCAAgaataatatgtttttaattaatttatgctattactcaaaaaataatttataattttgtttttgcaaaaaaattaatttatattaatgtaTACAATTCGTTAAAAGATCAAAGTCTATCAAAAGGACTAACTTTCATAATGTGGTAAATTTAtgtttgatataatttaaaaaaaaaaaatattattaatgaaaaaacctaaaataataagaTTTAGCGACTCCCTCCAAATTCCGTCAAATAAAAAGCAACTCCCTCCAAAAAAATACcgctttcttttttttttttcttttttacaagAGCAAAGAACTTCTTTACTCACAAACAAATTGAAAACGCACGGAACTCAACCGTCCGTAAAATTCAAAAGCTGGTCGGAATTCGGAAAACGCAGCGAACTTGGTCATCGGCATCGGAAGGTAGTCAAAAACATTTACAAAGGATTTAAggtattcctttttttttctttcagattTTCATTCCCCTTCCCTGTTGCAACCCTGTAGCGCGCCAGGGTGCCATTCCAGGGCGATTGGCGGCCGCTATAGCTGCACCTGCCATAGATAGATGCAAATTTATTTGTGTTCTTTCTTTCACTAACTTCAACCATTATGCATTGTCTTTTGAAAaatcttcattttatttaataataatgctTTACCCTTAGTTAAAGGGTGAAATGGAACAACCACAAGAGAAGATTTTAGGAGGAGGATCAGAAACACTTAAACATATGTCCCCTGGATCAAATATTTCTATTGCATATCATCCGAATTTTGGACCTCATGATGATCTCATCATTCTAGAGCTGGATGACAAACTGCTCCCAGATGTTTTAGGTGAAAGGTATGTCTGTATTGATTAGCATTCTGTTATTTTTAACACTTTGAGAAGAAGGAAAGGAAATTAGACATGTGACtatatttgtgtttttgaatTATAGGCATCAATACAAAAATTAACCGCAGTAGTGGATCCAGGACCTTGGTTCAGGGGTACCAAACATGATAGTACTTTTAGATTTTGGGTTGTTAGGCTTAAGGTGCCAAAGAAAATTCAGGATGGtcaaaatgcaaaaaaataGGAGTAGCTATGCAATTTTTCATAGTTCAGGGTGGATCTGCCTAATGGTTACCTAATTACTATAATTATGACCTTAAGTATCTTGTTTATATTGTTTGTTTCTAACATGCTCCCTTAAGTTAGAGCATATGACTGATTCAAGGACCTCTCGATGACTTAGTGAAGAAATCTGGTGATACTTGATCATTTGAGTTTATGACGCTAGTGGTAATGTCTCtagataaaaataagaaatgacaatttatttatttggttcACTCTTGGAATATTGAATTTAAAGCAATATGGAATGCAACTTGAGTAACttgagtataaaaaaaaaagtcttgtTTGTGTAACATCTCCAAacctcatttttttaaattccgCAACTGATTGAGCCAAATAAGTCATATTCTGCTTTTGCACTTCAACTATTCACAACATTATGCTCCTTACTTTTTTCATAATCATGTTATCACCACCTATGAAGCACAAATACTGACTTGGACATTGGACACAAAACCGACATTGGTTATATGGaaatatgaattaattgaatataatcaaTGTGTCGGAGTTGTGACGGTGCTACAGAGATCTCCCTGTCATTGGCTTCATACAAGAAACCTTTTCATAGGTTTccctaaatatatatatatatattttaaaaataagaattacACATTTCACACTAATTGAATCTGGACAAGCTGTAGTGAGATAATTCAGTTTTCCACAAGTCTTCTAGTCCTTTTTCTGATCTAAAAGTGTCTCCATCTACGTGATTTCTTTCAATTCTAGGGTGGTCTTAAGAGGACAGCCTGAAGAAGATGCAGTTCTTTGTACTCAATCAAAAACATATGGTATGAAGTTTGTTGGAACTTCCAATTCTGTTTTGCTTGTACCACCGTCAAATCAATCAGAATGTGATAATCTACAGAAAAATGATAGTAGTGATTATGATGAGAAAGTTGTTACACCTGTAATAAAAGTGGTGCTCGGTAATATGGAGCTTATTGAGGTTTCCCCCAGACTGGATAAACTTAAATTGCTTCTTTCTGAGAACGTTTACAGGTCTGACGAGACTGACATGGAAAATTTAGAAGAGAATCAGGAATGTAGAACAGGATTATATAACTGGAATGATCTGATAAACAATATTCAAGCTAGTGACGAGGAATTAAGGTTTGGATTGCAGACTCTCTCTGCTGTGGAGATTAACGGGTATTGGAGACTAGTTGATGAGAGTTACATGGACATGATTCTGggaatgcttttgaaaaataaagtgtTGAATGACTGGTCACTCGATGCTTTAAATGAAGATGAAGTCGTGACTACGCTGGAATCTGATGGATTTCCAATTATACTTGCAAGGCATTGCTTACATGTATTTGGCAAGCAAGTAAATGATTGTGTGGCGCAAAGATGTGTGTGGAAGTTAGATGAGAAGCGCGTATGCATACACTTTGCAAGAGAAATCCTGAAAGGAGGTAAGAGAAAGTTAGAGAGTTTTATGGATGAGTGGAGGCGGAAGACACCCGATGAAATGCAGCCGACTTTTGATCTTCTCGAAGGAGAGGTATTGACAGAGAGAATTGGAATCGAGACATGGGTCCGTGCCTTCAGCGTCTCTTCTTTGCCTTCCACACCAGCTGAACGTTTCTCAATTCTTTTTAGAGAGCGTGCGAAATGGGAATGGAAAGATCTGCAACCGTTTATCAGGTTTAGATATCTGTACATTAAAATGCATCATCATTTTATACATACATTTGAAGTAAGTAATTTTCTGTTTTTTAATGTTTCAGGAATCTGAGTGTTCCAGGTCTTTCTTCAGAAGGTTTGCTACTTAAATACACTCGAAAGACACAGCCATCGCCTCATGACGATCCAATTTTCAGTGCAAGATAGTATGTGCTGATGCAGTATCCTGCACAATCCTTTACGCCTTCTCCTTCACTTTAAATTGGGCCATATCCATCGGTAAAAGTTTaggattaatttttattttccctTGTTTAATGTTCTTTTCATTTAGATATGTAATATCAAGATTTGATATATTACTTCAAAATTTAGGACAAGCTTAGTAGAAATTATCATTCTAACCCTTGTGTCCTTTAGTTACCTGCTTGTGTTGTattgtaaaaacaaaacaaaaagagaaACTGGGCATGgttttcaaacattttttgaCTGGACATAGTTCTATGTATTTACATTGCAATGTTTTTCCAAATTGAGTTAAAATCACTAATAATTTAATCGGTAAACCTAAATACAATATTGtagttttacttttattatatatattcgTAATATGAAATTTATCTATGCcaaaagtgaattttttaaaacGTGTTTGGTTCATCAATAAAATACCCTTGTAAATTACCCGATGAAGTGCATGACAAGGTACAATGATTATGGTATTACTAAATAATCAGTGTGATATCCTTCTGTGCTTTATTTGTTGCATCACAATTTTTATGTGAATACTGTTTTCCCATATGCCTTTGAAAACATATTATCCATAAGGTCTTGCAAGCTATGAAGTACAAATATTTATGGGATTAGGCATGTTTTTGTGTTGGAGACTCCTACAACACCTGTCTGTCAACTCagataataaaaacattttttttttgctttgacACATCTTAAACACCCATTGGACACATCTCATATGCATATATGGGGTTAAAGATATGTCACAATGATAGGCATTTAAAGACATTAAAATTagatcttttatatataatgttcatattttatttagttaatagtaaagaaataaatatCTATATCCATCTCGATGTCCTATACTTTGTACATTAGCATGTCGACATGTCAGTGACCGTGTCGGAGTCTGAGTTTCATAGGTTACAAGAGACAAAAATGTTGCTCCCTTGCCTTTATAGTCACATCTATGTTTATTGGTACAACCAACTTGCAGAGTTTGCTTGGTATATTAGTCACATTTGTGTTGCTTTGCTACATGGTGAAAGGATATTCTCATTCAGTTGAATTGTTTATTTACAATCTTAAATATAGTATGATTTTTCCTTAGAAGGGGAGATACTCTGCTGCTACAACACTAGTTAAGAGTTGTGTTTTTCGTTTCCTTTTTTTATACACTTGCATGAATTTTCGTTTCAACTCTGATCAGTTTTATAGCATTGCAAGAGAGGAACATTCTGTGTAGTTGGTGTTTGGTGGCTAGTAACATCTTCAACCACTTCTTCTGTTGCTTTACCCCACATTACGGTATAAAACCCAATTGATATTACTGTGGCT from Cicer arietinum cultivar CDC Frontier isolate Library 1 chromosome 3, Cicar.CDCFrontier_v2.0, whole genome shotgun sequence encodes:
- the LOC101504233 gene encoding uncharacterized protein isoform X2, whose protein sequence is MKKPKIIRFSDSLQIPSNKKQLPPKKYRFLFFFSFLQEQRTSLLTNKLKTHGTQPSVKFKSWSEFGKRSELGHRHRKLKGEMEQPQEKILGGGSETLKHMSPGSNISIAYHPNFGPHDDLIILELDDKLLPDVLGERVVLRGQPEEDAVLCTQSKTYGMKFVGTSNSVLLVPPSNQSECDNLQKNDSSDYDEKVVTPVIKVVLGNMELIEVSPRLDKLKLLLSENVYRSDETDMENLEENQECRTGLYNWNDLINNIQASDEELRFGLQTLSAVEINGYWRLVDESYMDMILGMLLKNKVLNDWSLDALNEDEVVTTLESDGFPIILARHCLHVFGKQVNDCVAQRCVWKLDEKRVCIHFAREILKGGKRKLESFMDEWRRKTPDEMQPTFDLLEGEVLTERIGIETWVRAFSVSSLPSTPAERFSILFRERAKWEWKDLQPFIRNLSVPGLSSEGLLLKYTRKTQPSPHDDPIFSAR
- the LOC101504233 gene encoding uncharacterized protein isoform X1 — protein: MKKPKIIRFSDSLQIPSNKKQLPPKKYRFLFFFSFLQEQRTSLLTNKLKTHGTQPSVKFKSWSEFGKRSELGHRHRKVVKNIYKGFKLKGEMEQPQEKILGGGSETLKHMSPGSNISIAYHPNFGPHDDLIILELDDKLLPDVLGERVVLRGQPEEDAVLCTQSKTYGMKFVGTSNSVLLVPPSNQSECDNLQKNDSSDYDEKVVTPVIKVVLGNMELIEVSPRLDKLKLLLSENVYRSDETDMENLEENQECRTGLYNWNDLINNIQASDEELRFGLQTLSAVEINGYWRLVDESYMDMILGMLLKNKVLNDWSLDALNEDEVVTTLESDGFPIILARHCLHVFGKQVNDCVAQRCVWKLDEKRVCIHFAREILKGGKRKLESFMDEWRRKTPDEMQPTFDLLEGEVLTERIGIETWVRAFSVSSLPSTPAERFSILFRERAKWEWKDLQPFIRNLSVPGLSSEGLLLKYTRKTQPSPHDDPIFSAR